Proteins co-encoded in one Nicotiana sylvestris chromosome 7, ASM39365v2, whole genome shotgun sequence genomic window:
- the LOC104245414 gene encoding probable pectate lyase 4 — protein MGNHHPRYKHHHHHQQGPPFPVPPVPTAQSQNTVSTQMGLVLPYGQVDSSLRALAGQAEGFGGSSIGGRDGHIYQVINLNDDGPGSLRDGCRKKEPLWIVFEVSGTIELRSYLSVSSYKTIDGRGQRIKITGKGLRLKECEHVIICNIEFEGGRGPDVDAIQIKPKSRHIWIDRCSLSDYDDGLIDITRESTDITVSRCHFSKHDKTMLIGADPSNCTDRCMRVTIHHCFFDGTRQRHPRVRFGKVHLYNNYTRNWGIYAVCASVESQIYSQCNIYEAGQKKVAFKYLTEKAADKEEGCTGSIKSEDDLFVCGTQAGLLSTCSGNNIFNPSEFYQTWTVERPSDALKHYLQHCTGWQSIPRPN, from the exons ATGGGGAACCACCATCCCCGTTACAAACACCACCATCACCATCAACAAGGCCCCCCATTTCCTGTGCCTCCAGTACCCACAGCTCAATCCCAGAACACAGTGAGTACTCAAATGGGTTTGGTTTTGCCTTATGGTCAAGTTGACTCTAGCTTGCGTGCTCTAGCTGGTCAAGCTGAGGGCTTTGGCGGTTCTTCCATTGGTGGTCGTGATGGTCATATTTATCAAGTTATTAATCTCAATG ATGATGGGCCAGGATCACTTCGAGATGGATGTCGTAAAAAAGAACCTCTATGGATCGTCTTTGAAGTTTCAGGGACGATTGAACTCCGATCTTATTTGAGTGTGTCGTCTTACAAAACTATTGATGGGCGAGGCCAAAGAATCAAAATCACAGGGAAAGGTTTGAGGTTGAAAGAATGTGAACATGTGATCATCTGCAATATAGAGTTTGAGGGAGGCAGAGGACCCGATGTTGACGCCATTCAGATTAAACCAAAGTCGAGGCATATTTGGATAGATCGTTGTAGCCTTAGTGACTATGACGATGGTTTAATTGACATCACAAGGGAGAGCACAGATATTACTGTTTCTAG GTGTCACTTTTCAAAGCATGATAAGACCATGCTTATTGGAGCAGATCCTTCTAATTGTACCGACAGATGTATGCGGGTCACCATTCACCACTGCTTTTTTGATGGAACTAGACAGCGGCATCCTCGTGTTAGATTTGGCAAAGTACATTTGTACAACAACTACACCAGGAACTGGGGAATTTATGCTGTTTGTGCAAGTGTAGAATCACAG ATATATTCCCAGTGCAACATATATGAAGCTGGACAAAAAAAGGTGGCCTTTAAATATCTCACAGAGAAG GCAGCTGACAAGGAGGAAGGATGCACTGGTAGCATTAAGTCTGAAGATGACTTGTTTGTTTGTGgaactcaggctggtttattgtCTACTTGCAGTGGAAATAACATCTTCAATCCATCCGAATTCTACCAAACCTGGACTGTTGAACGTCCGAGTGATGCTCTCAAACACTACCTTCAACATTGTACCGGATGGCAGTCTATCCCGCGGCCAAATTGA